Proteins from a single region of Apis mellifera strain DH4 linkage group LG7, Amel_HAv3.1, whole genome shotgun sequence:
- the LOC552152 gene encoding 28S ribosomal protein S24, mitochondrial gives MNPITMRSILINQNNIMKRYLHISTVLNKVQSARYRSKPKSIQLLTYEMANPPEYIVARKSWNSWNTSNVKDGNRPSETAVEDIFIRNFIEGTWHKLFVSEVIIKRQHNIIRIAGIVLRKIPPLRMHFLLGYCEELLSYWLHCPVKMEIVTITNKDDVIYKII, from the exons ATGAATCCAATAACAATGCGTTCT atactaattaatcaaaataatattatgaagagATACTTACATATTAGCACAGTACTTAATAAAGTACAATCTGCACGTTATAGATCAAAACCAAAATCGATACAATTACTAACATATGAAATGGCAAATCCTCCAGAATATATTGTTGCTAGAAAATCTTGGAATTCATGGAATACat caaaTGTAAAAGATGGTAATAGGCCGTCAGAAACTGCTgtagaagatatttttattcgaaattttattgaagGTACTTggcataaattatttgtaagtgAGGTAATTATTAAACGACAACATAACATAATTAGGATAGCTGGTATCGTCTTGCGTAAAATACCACCTCTTAGAATGCATTTTCTACTTGGTTATTGTGAAGAATTGTTAAGTTATTGGTTACATTGTCCAGTCAAAATGGAAATAGtaacaataacaaataaagatgatgttatatataaaataatataa